The Parafrankia discariae genomic sequence GCTCGCCAAGGAGGCGGTCAGCCTTGACCATCTCTCCGGCGGGCGCTTCGAGCTTGGCCTGGGCTGGGGGTCCGCGCCAGCCGAACTCGAACGGTTCGGCCTGCCGGTCGAGGACAACCCGACCCGCGCCGCCCGGCTCGCCGAGTACCTGGAGGTGCTCGGCGCCCTGTTCGGCGGCGAGGAGGTGACCCACGAGGGCCGTTTCTTCACCCTGCGCGGGGCGTCGCAGCACCCGGTGCCGGTGAACGGGCGGATCCCGCTGCTGCTGGGCGGTGCCGGCCCGAAGCTGACGATGCCGCTGGTCGCCCGGCACGCCGACTGGTGGAACTGTCCGACCTACGGGCTGCGCGACCTCGCCGAGCTGCGTCCCCTCGCCGGTGGCGCGCGGCTGTCGACCCAGCACCCGGTCGGTTTCGCGGCGAGCGGGGTGGAGCTCGACGACGTCACGGCTCTCGCCCGGCGGCGTTTCGGGAACTGGGGTGGCCTGGTGGTCGGAACCCCGGACACGCTCGCCGACCACTTCGGTGAGCTGGCGGCGCTCGGCGTCGAGCGTTTCTACCTGCAGTTCACCGACTTCGCGACGCCCGCGACGATCGCGGCGTTCGCTCGCGACGTCCTGCCCGCCGTGCGCCGGACCGCGCCGACCGCCCGCGGCTGACCGCCGCCCGTCAGGGCTGCCGCCGGTACCGGGCCGGGCGCGGGCCGTCGACATCGCTCGAGACCACGACCAGCCGCCGCGCGCCGAACAGAGGCACCAGGATCGGCGTCATCAGCCCGCCGCCGCCCAGTCGGTCAGCCGCCGCCACGAACCCCGCGAAGCAGCCCGGCCAGTATTACCAGCGGATCAACGTCCATCAGATAAACGTCCAGCAGATAACCGTTACTCGGGGCGACATCGGCCCGGGGCCCGGGTGGACACCGGTCGCGATCGAAAGAATGGCACCGAGACCGGCGAACCGGCAACCGGAAAACGCCCACAGGAATACCTGTCATCTCCACGAAAACCCATTCGCAACAACACGGCGTCCAGTTCCACCACCGCCGACACGACCCGGAATCAGCCGTGGTCAAATCTCCACAATCTCACGGCACCTAGATTCTTTGTTTGGGGAGAGCGCCGGGTGGCGAGACCCTTTTTCGGGGGCGGGTCAGCCGCACCCGAAACCGGTAATGGGGGAATGATGGGAAAGTCCGCTCCACGCAGGATCCTCGCGCTGGTCGCCACCAGCGCCGCCGCCGTGACCCTGGGCCTGGGCCCGGGTGCCGGCGCCGCACAGGCCTTCAGCGACTGGGACGACAAGGGGTGCCACCACCAGCAGCACTGGGACGACAAGGACTGGAGGAACTCGAAGGACAAGGACTGCTGGAAGAAAGACGAATGGAAGAAAGACGAGTGGCGGAAGGACGATTGGCGAAAGGACGACAAGTGGCAGAAGGACGAGTGGCGAAAGGACGACAAGTGGCGGAAGGATGATTGGCGAAAGGACAACAGGTGGAAGAAGGACGATCGGAAGAAGGATGACTGGGACTGGGACTGGGACTGGTGATCGGACGGTTCGTCGACTGAACCACTTATCCGGTCACCTCCAGACGATCATCGGACGACAGCGCCGGGGAATAGAGATGACTCGCGACACGCC encodes the following:
- a CDS encoding LLM class flavin-dependent oxidoreductase produces the protein MVPDDPIAPAASPAPATAAAAPARVLPEVWLFLPQMRMSFPRLLDRVRAAEAAGFDGVAFMDHLAPPGLPAGDSFDAMTTATAALAATSRLRVGHLVLCASFRHPAMLAKEAVSLDHLSGGRFELGLGWGSAPAELERFGLPVEDNPTRAARLAEYLEVLGALFGGEEVTHEGRFFTLRGASQHPVPVNGRIPLLLGGAGPKLTMPLVARHADWWNCPTYGLRDLAELRPLAGGARLSTQHPVGFAASGVELDDVTALARRRFGNWGGLVVGTPDTLADHFGELAALGVERFYLQFTDFATPATIAAFARDVLPAVRRTAPTARG